A window of Acinetobacter sp. TR3 contains these coding sequences:
- a CDS encoding beta strand repeat-containing protein: MSNQTQRLKLTQLAASIAFVAGGAAFLPSAHAAAPSAGTNISNIASASYTDSNGSNKTVTSNVVTTTVLQVASFTLIADQTKTANANGQVSLSHTLTNTGNGSDTFNVAVANNDTRDNTTDNFDFSGLNVYLDANKDGVPDSQTPVTSITLAAGESVNLIVQATTASNNVTAGDLGKLTVSAISGFDTSVTAKNVDTVRITNGAVISLLKSASVSNVDATLSNPAAREVEYALAYQNTGNTTATNVTITDVLPAGLTYVVGSATVNGTAVSDAADTDGYNFTSGTATLVIPTVAANSSGVLKFKVRVNQNTPAGVITNIAEVDPDGPGTEGKTPSNPNDVTVLGVKKGTINDSTTDAFADGQTSTAPADDVITKSTTQGTPVTFGVTAGGGEPIVIHNTGNVTEAFNITVNKNSLPAGSIVELFKSDGVTPLTDTNGDGVADTGPIASGATYQVVAKVTLPSGYSSTTPISTILTSTPVTNSTGTDTITLVIDKVVASTVDLHNGDATNSTGTVVGASGKDTGQFIDTKSTKPGQATNFPLTIDNNGATGDNYNLSISPTLPTGWTVQYYLADGAGNPTGAPITNTGNIPSGGSVKLVAVVTPPANAPAGNQEVIFTVSSPATGLTDVMSDRVTVETNRILSLQNDRTGQVAPGGTVVYKHTLTNNGNIVEGATAGSLPFTLTNDQAANGWVTSLFVDINNDGVADANELVTGNDLSAKTGSIARGASVNLLIKVQAPTNATAGTPSAVVLTIKPTDVGNQSVADLVNTDLTTVTSGQVRLVKEQSLANCSTGVAGTYTQNTVSAKPGECVKYRITATNEGNADVTNVVISDATPAYTTLKVIASASPVATNATLSTSTAALTDGSTGTIAAEKTPLVPNTSAVLEFVIKVNN; encoded by the coding sequence TTTCCTTCCTTCAGCACACGCAGCAGCTCCTAGTGCGGGCACGAATATTAGTAACATTGCATCTGCAAGCTATACAGATAGCAACGGTTCTAATAAAACTGTGACATCAAACGTAGTTACTACGACTGTATTGCAAGTAGCAAGTTTCACGTTGATCGCTGATCAAACTAAAACTGCTAATGCGAATGGTCAAGTATCTTTATCTCACACATTAACAAATACAGGTAATGGTAGCGATACCTTTAACGTAGCTGTTGCCAATAATGATACACGTGATAACACAACTGATAATTTCGATTTCAGTGGTTTAAATGTTTATCTTGATGCCAACAAAGATGGTGTTCCAGATAGCCAAACTCCTGTAACAAGCATAACTTTAGCAGCAGGCGAATCTGTTAACTTAATCGTACAAGCAACAACAGCAAGCAACAACGTTACTGCTGGTGATCTTGGTAAGTTAACGGTTTCAGCAATCAGTGGTTTTGATACAAGTGTAACTGCTAAAAATGTTGATACTGTTCGAATTACCAATGGCGCTGTAATTAGTTTATTAAAATCTGCAAGTGTTAGTAATGTAGATGCAACTTTATCAAACCCTGCGGCACGTGAAGTTGAATATGCTTTAGCTTATCAGAACACTGGTAACACGACTGCAACTAACGTTACAATTACAGACGTACTTCCAGCTGGTTTAACCTATGTTGTTGGTTCTGCTACTGTAAATGGTACTGCTGTAAGTGATGCAGCTGATACTGATGGATATAACTTCACTTCAGGAACTGCTACATTAGTTATTCCTACAGTTGCTGCAAACAGTAGCGGTGTATTGAAATTCAAAGTTCGGGTAAACCAAAATACTCCAGCTGGTGTCATTACAAACATCGCTGAAGTGGATCCAGATGGTCCGGGTACAGAAGGCAAAACGCCATCTAACCCGAACGATGTAACAGTGTTAGGTGTTAAAAAAGGTACAATTAACGACAGTACAACTGATGCCTTTGCTGATGGACAAACTTCTACGGCTCCAGCTGATGACGTAATTACTAAGTCAACAACTCAAGGTACTCCAGTTACCTTTGGTGTTACTGCGGGTGGTGGTGAGCCAATCGTTATACATAACACTGGTAACGTTACAGAAGCATTCAACATCACTGTAAATAAAAACTCTTTACCAGCTGGTAGTATTGTTGAATTATTCAAATCTGATGGTGTAACGCCATTAACTGATACGAATGGTGATGGTGTTGCAGACACTGGTCCAATCGCAAGTGGCGCTACATACCAAGTTGTTGCTAAAGTAACTCTGCCTTCTGGTTATTCTTCTACGACGCCAATCAGCACGATCTTAACTTCAACACCTGTTACTAATTCTACTGGTACAGATACAATTACTTTAGTCATTGATAAAGTTGTTGCATCTACAGTTGACTTACACAATGGTGATGCAACAAATAGTACTGGTACTGTTGTTGGCGCGTCAGGTAAAGATACTGGTCAATTTATTGATACTAAATCAACTAAACCTGGTCAAGCAACTAACTTCCCATTAACTATTGATAATAATGGTGCAACTGGAGATAACTATAATTTATCTATATCACCTACATTACCAACAGGTTGGACGGTTCAATATTACTTAGCTGATGGTGCAGGTAATCCAACAGGTGCTCCAATCACGAATACAGGTAATATACCAAGTGGTGGTAGTGTTAAACTTGTTGCAGTTGTAACGCCTCCAGCAAATGCTCCAGCAGGTAACCAAGAAGTTATCTTTACAGTTTCTTCTCCAGCTACTGGCTTAACAGATGTAATGTCTGATCGTGTAACAGTTGAAACTAATCGTATCCTTAGCTTGCAAAATGACCGTACTGGACAAGTTGCACCAGGTGGTACGGTTGTTTACAAACATACCCTAACCAACAACGGTAACATTGTTGAAGGTGCTACAGCGGGTAGCTTACCGTTTACACTTACGAATGACCAAGCTGCAAATGGTTGGGTAACAAGCTTATTTGTTGACATAAACAATGATGGCGTGGCTGATGCAAATGAATTAGTTACAGGTAATGATCTTTCTGCGAAAACTGGAAGCATTGCTCGTGGCGCATCTGTTAACTTACTCATCAAAGTACAAGCTCCAACAAATGCAACTGCTGGAACACCAAGTGCAGTTGTATTGACGATCAAACCAACTGATGTTGGTAATCAGTCTGTTGCTGATCTAGTGAATACTGACTTAACGACTGTTACAAGTGGTCAAGTACGTTTAGTGAAAGAGCAATCTTTAGCAAACTGTTCAACAGGTGTTGCTGGTACTTATACTCAAAATACAGTTTCTGCTAAACCAGGCGAATGTGTGAAGTATAGAATTACTGCAACGAATGAAGGTAATGCTGACGTAACTAATGTTGTAATTAGCGATGCTACGCCTGCATATACAACCTTGAAAGTGATTGCAAGTGCATCTCCAGTAGCTACAAATGCGACATTGAGTACTTCAACTGCTGCATTAACTGATGGTTCAACAGGTACTATCGCTGCTGAGAAAACACCTCTTGTACCTAATACAAGTGCGGTATTAGAGTTTGTAATCAAAGTAAATAATTAA
- a CDS encoding SdrD B-like domain-containing protein: MLSTLTISILSAQYGHASNIPKVGSKITNVAYATFIPANGKEQQSVSNTVEVNVSALYAITLTTPPVLDVEPSVRVIWANTLSNNSNAPVNVQLEALTINELNNIKIYIDSNKDGQFDTNDQQLTTNVALQIGQSVNLWVVATTSSNLTEGQQFNLPIKATVVEDTTAIATATDSAISYGAKLVATKDVQQKTFEPSASANYDLNYTLNISNEGKKTARPTDVMVDGQIQKMVLLVDDLPPNTTFKSALVKNTQAKILYKLANNSYSTIAPSDITQINQLVVGFPQIAANTSEQVNLVVSMNRNIAKTTVKNTYKVSYAVTDTQKDVLSNVASTLVSGSADITNNSSDFKSILATGSVNKPLNIEAKNASCNADRYTPDRVKIRIKSTKTDDLEEVIGIETGPNTGVFRYTLPTTLSDKGIQYDVVLQTLKRDKVDISLTDCLDAQGQSTGTITDINTSVLMDPYGTVFDAKTGLPVAGATVTLLDQNGQPIADNVAFIIDPQTGNLVSIPAKQVTNSAGEFIYPLVKAGTYSFIVDTNTIPGEKRYTFISDRKVYSNFPADKAVDLKWSYAGQFTLNNGDPALNIDIPIDPVLPPSSSTLFVTKVASNKTAEIGDFEEYTVKVANRGTVDLSNVSITDKLPRGFIYVQGSMRVDGKKVEDPLGGKGPYLTLGLGTLTPSTELKVNYRVYIGPNALNGDGINRVRAKDKNGVESNEASAKVEVTPGMMMSEGFIVGKIFTDCNRNGIQDAGEIGVPGVRIYLEDGSYVITDSEGKYDFYGISAKTHVLKVDRTSLPIGSELVLINNRQAGDPNSRFVDLKRGELHRADFAIAEGVGQCSESLIERVLERKKRIEQDNTNLEQILRSDLTADPIFSKVTDVRGQPSSGCISAVGVQANCNLDFSKEQIKEIKQIQFEPEKSGVQASSALPSSSTLALPNEESVDTVNSAKMINLEAALETAVNNQLEILNLKDGQVLPYPQTSIQVKGAAGTQLELWVNGTRVPEKRIGKRAVLPNMQVSGLDFIGVDLSTGQNTIEVRQVDMMGNTRDIKRINVIAPDQLDKLQLEPSKTIPQANGRDRFNVNLKIVDRHGTLVSNRTPITLDSSIGKIDLVDLDPKQPGIQVFVEGGTLLVPIQAPIEAGEGTLSVESGIFHSSTPVRFLPDLRPIIAVGILEGSFNFKKFDPKELSGINSNDGFEEELNEISASKDGKRNLTGRAALFLKGKVKGEYLLTLAYDSDKDKNQRLFRDIRPDEYYPVYGDSAAKGFDAQSTSKLYVRVDKGRSYAMYGDYVTRTENDEGLSLGQYNRSLTGIRSTVEADKYKVTAFAAQTNTQQVVNEQRAMGISGPYSLGNGVNAQDVRENSEKVEVITRDRNNSGLIIARTSLTRFTDYEIDTFSNSIYLKDPVPSVDADLNPVYLRITVESDQGGEEYTVGGVSGSLKATDKVKVGGSYVKSNNPLTQDQLASVNTVVKFANDKGKFIAEFARSENINNDLNSSTSGNVKPDATGKLSGDAARVELNYSYKDLEMKVYHNQADREFYNTAAPITAGRKESGIKGRVQLNKIGLAKLEAIRTEDQLNGVNQGVSASIERAINRILAVELGLKYYDESSNPATLNTTQVAPYHGVTVRSKLISQLPWQGSNVFAEYEQDISEADRRIFALGANYQINSKLRAYARHELVSSIGGLYDLNSNQRRNVTVFGLDSKYNNNGTAFSEYRVRDGISAREAEAAIGLRNRWEIEKGFYANTSFEQTKSLSNANNSNSDSTAASLGIEYLKNPNWKAVARIEARWTDQSDTILNNLGVAYKYSDDVTLLAKNVVSLTDSKNDSSGDRLVDRFQLGLAYRDTEHNRFDALAKVEYRYDDNKTDLNNPYLKHVYIFSNHLNYHPTRDFTLSGQYAVKNVQATFSGLESTGMTHMFSARAIYDINERWDAGVHTGVLWSDMSSGRRILLGGEVGYLVAANLWLSGGYNFSGYKDDDLVDSDTTIQGAYIRFRFKFDENLFAVNNAGINASREP; the protein is encoded by the coding sequence ATGTTATCAACGTTGACAATATCTATTCTGTCTGCGCAGTATGGCCACGCGTCGAATATTCCTAAAGTTGGTAGTAAAATCACAAACGTTGCTTACGCAACTTTTATACCAGCAAATGGTAAAGAACAACAATCAGTTTCTAACACAGTCGAAGTTAATGTTTCAGCATTGTATGCTATTACTTTAACTACCCCACCAGTACTCGATGTTGAACCTAGTGTGCGAGTAATATGGGCGAATACTTTATCGAATAATAGTAATGCACCTGTTAATGTTCAGCTAGAAGCATTAACAATTAATGAATTAAATAATATTAAAATTTACATAGATAGCAACAAAGATGGTCAATTTGATACGAATGATCAACAATTAACAACTAATGTGGCTCTACAAATTGGTCAAAGTGTCAATTTGTGGGTTGTTGCTACCACAAGTTCAAATTTAACAGAAGGTCAGCAATTTAATTTACCAATTAAAGCAACAGTTGTTGAAGATACAACAGCAATTGCAACCGCTACAGATAGTGCAATTAGCTATGGTGCAAAATTAGTTGCAACTAAAGACGTGCAACAAAAAACTTTTGAGCCTTCTGCAAGTGCAAATTATGACTTAAATTACACGCTCAACATTAGCAATGAAGGTAAGAAGACAGCCAGACCAACCGATGTCATGGTGGATGGTCAAATACAAAAAATGGTTTTGTTGGTTGATGATTTGCCGCCAAATACAACATTTAAATCTGCTTTAGTAAAGAATACTCAAGCCAAAATTTTATACAAGCTTGCAAATAATAGTTATAGCACTATTGCTCCTAGTGACATTACACAGATCAATCAGCTTGTTGTCGGTTTTCCACAAATTGCTGCAAATACATCTGAGCAAGTTAATCTTGTTGTTAGTATGAACCGCAATATTGCAAAAACCACAGTAAAAAATACTTATAAAGTTTCGTATGCTGTCACTGATACTCAGAAAGATGTGTTATCAAACGTTGCATCTACTTTAGTTAGCGGCTCAGCAGATATTACAAATAATTCAAGTGATTTTAAGAGTATTTTGGCAACTGGTAGTGTAAATAAGCCACTGAATATAGAAGCTAAGAATGCAAGTTGTAATGCGGATCGTTACACTCCTGATCGTGTGAAAATTCGAATTAAATCTACAAAAACAGATGATTTAGAAGAAGTTATTGGTATTGAAACTGGCCCAAATACTGGTGTATTTCGCTATACATTACCAACAACTCTTTCAGATAAAGGCATTCAATATGATGTAGTTTTGCAAACGCTTAAACGTGATAAAGTTGATATCAGTTTAACGGATTGTTTGGATGCTCAAGGTCAATCGACTGGAACGATTACCGACATTAATACAAGTGTGTTAATGGATCCTTATGGTACAGTATTTGATGCTAAAACGGGTTTACCTGTAGCCGGTGCTACAGTTACTTTATTGGATCAAAATGGCCAACCAATTGCTGATAATGTAGCATTTATAATTGATCCTCAAACAGGTAATTTAGTTTCTATACCTGCAAAACAAGTTACGAATAGTGCTGGTGAATTTATCTACCCATTAGTAAAAGCAGGTACATACAGTTTTATTGTAGATACAAACACTATTCCAGGTGAAAAACGTTATACTTTTATTAGTGATCGCAAGGTATATTCAAATTTTCCAGCAGATAAAGCGGTTGATTTAAAGTGGTCTTATGCAGGGCAATTCACATTAAATAATGGTGACCCTGCACTCAATATCGATATTCCAATTGACCCTGTGCTTCCACCTAGTAGTTCTACCTTATTTGTAACGAAAGTTGCCTCGAATAAAACTGCAGAGATTGGCGATTTCGAAGAATATACTGTCAAGGTTGCAAATCGTGGAACTGTAGATTTATCAAATGTTTCGATTACAGATAAACTTCCTCGAGGCTTTATTTATGTTCAAGGCTCAATGCGTGTTGATGGTAAAAAGGTAGAAGATCCATTAGGTGGTAAGGGACCTTATTTAACATTAGGATTAGGTACACTCACTCCAAGTACAGAACTTAAAGTAAATTATCGTGTTTATATTGGACCAAATGCACTGAATGGTGATGGTATCAACCGTGTACGCGCTAAAGATAAAAATGGTGTTGAGTCGAATGAAGCATCAGCAAAAGTAGAAGTTACGCCTGGTATGATGATGTCTGAGGGTTTTATCGTAGGTAAAATCTTCACCGACTGTAATCGGAATGGCATCCAAGATGCTGGTGAAATAGGTGTTCCTGGTGTTCGTATCTACCTTGAAGATGGTAGTTATGTTATTACGGATAGTGAAGGTAAGTATGATTTCTATGGAATTAGTGCAAAAACACATGTTTTAAAAGTCGATCGTACAAGTCTACCGATTGGTTCTGAATTAGTATTAATAAATAATCGTCAAGCAGGTGATCCAAATAGCCGTTTTGTCGATTTAAAACGTGGTGAATTGCATCGTGCCGATTTTGCGATAGCTGAAGGTGTTGGTCAATGTTCAGAATCTTTAATTGAACGTGTGCTAGAGCGTAAAAAGCGTATTGAACAAGATAATACAAATTTAGAGCAAATATTACGTTCTGATTTAACGGCTGATCCAATTTTTTCCAAAGTCACGGATGTTCGTGGACAGCCATCGAGTGGCTGTATTTCAGCCGTTGGAGTTCAGGCGAATTGTAATCTTGATTTTTCAAAAGAACAAATTAAAGAAATCAAGCAAATACAATTTGAACCCGAAAAGTCTGGTGTTCAAGCATCTAGCGCTTTACCAAGTTCTTCAACTCTTGCTCTGCCAAATGAAGAGTCTGTAGATACTGTTAATTCTGCCAAAATGATTAATCTTGAAGCAGCTTTAGAAACAGCTGTGAATAATCAACTAGAAATTTTAAATCTTAAAGATGGGCAAGTATTGCCTTATCCTCAGACCTCGATTCAAGTTAAAGGTGCAGCAGGCACTCAGCTTGAACTCTGGGTAAATGGAACTCGTGTTCCTGAAAAGCGGATTGGTAAACGTGCTGTATTGCCGAACATGCAGGTTTCAGGTTTAGACTTTATTGGTGTTGATTTAAGTACGGGGCAGAACACCATCGAAGTACGTCAAGTAGATATGATGGGCAATACTCGAGACATTAAACGTATTAATGTTATTGCACCTGATCAGTTAGACAAGTTGCAACTTGAGCCGAGTAAAACGATTCCACAGGCAAATGGACGCGATCGTTTTAATGTTAATTTAAAAATTGTCGATCGACATGGTACGCTTGTCTCGAACCGTACACCTATCACCTTAGATAGTTCAATCGGTAAGATTGACTTAGTAGACTTAGATCCAAAACAGCCAGGTATTCAAGTATTCGTTGAAGGTGGAACTTTACTTGTTCCAATTCAAGCGCCAATTGAAGCTGGTGAAGGAACATTATCGGTTGAAAGTGGTATCTTCCACTCAAGCACACCTGTTCGTTTCTTACCTGATTTAAGACCGATTATCGCTGTAGGTATACTTGAAGGTTCTTTTAATTTCAAAAAGTTTGACCCTAAAGAACTGAGTGGTATTAATTCAAATGATGGTTTTGAAGAAGAATTAAATGAGATTTCAGCTTCAAAAGATGGAAAGCGCAATTTAACGGGGCGAGCTGCATTATTTTTGAAAGGTAAGGTAAAAGGTGAATACCTGCTTACACTTGCATATGATTCAGATAAAGATAAAAACCAAAGATTATTCCGTGATATTCGTCCTGATGAATATTACCCAGTTTATGGTGACTCTGCTGCTAAAGGTTTTGATGCTCAATCTACTAGTAAATTGTATGTTCGTGTCGATAAAGGACGTTCATATGCAATGTATGGTGACTACGTAACACGTACTGAAAATGATGAGGGCTTATCTTTAGGTCAATACAATCGTTCATTGACAGGTATTCGTAGTACAGTAGAAGCTGATAAATATAAAGTTACTGCGTTTGCTGCACAGACAAATACACAACAAGTTGTGAATGAACAACGTGCTATGGGTATTTCAGGTCCTTATAGTTTAGGTAATGGTGTTAATGCGCAAGACGTGCGTGAAAACAGTGAAAAAGTAGAGGTTATTACGCGTGACCGTAATAATTCGGGTTTAATTATTGCACGTACAAGTTTGACTCGTTTTACTGATTATGAGATTGATACTTTCAGTAATAGTATTTATTTGAAAGATCCAGTTCCAAGTGTTGATGCTGACCTAAACCCAGTATATTTACGAATTACAGTTGAATCTGATCAAGGTGGTGAAGAATATACGGTTGGTGGTGTGTCTGGTTCTTTAAAAGCCACCGATAAAGTTAAAGTAGGTGGTTCTTATGTGAAGAGTAATAACCCACTAACTCAAGATCAGTTAGCAAGTGTGAATACTGTCGTTAAATTTGCCAATGATAAAGGTAAATTCATTGCTGAGTTTGCTCGTTCAGAGAATATTAATAATGACTTAAATTCATCGACGTCAGGTAATGTGAAACCAGATGCAACTGGTAAGTTATCGGGTGATGCTGCACGAGTTGAATTAAACTATTCTTATAAAGACTTGGAAATGAAAGTTTATCATAACCAAGCTGATAGAGAATTTTATAATACAGCTGCACCTATTACTGCTGGTCGTAAAGAAAGCGGCATTAAGGGACGTGTACAATTAAATAAAATCGGCTTAGCTAAGCTTGAAGCGATTCGCACAGAAGATCAGTTAAATGGCGTAAATCAAGGTGTATCAGCAAGTATTGAACGGGCAATTAACCGTATTTTAGCTGTAGAACTTGGTTTAAAATATTATGATGAGTCATCTAATCCAGCAACGCTAAATACAACACAAGTTGCACCATATCATGGTGTCACAGTTCGCTCTAAATTAATCAGTCAACTACCTTGGCAAGGTTCGAATGTCTTTGCTGAATATGAGCAAGATATTTCTGAAGCGGATCGTCGTATTTTCGCGTTGGGTGCAAATTATCAAATTAATTCCAAACTCCGTGCTTATGCTCGTCACGAATTGGTTTCAAGCATTGGTGGTCTTTATGATCTGAATAGTAATCAACGCCGCAATGTAACGGTATTCGGTCTTGATAGTAAATATAACAATAATGGAACAGCCTTCAGTGAATATCGTGTTCGGGATGGTATTAGTGCGAGAGAGGCTGAGGCAGCAATTGGTTTACGTAATCGTTGGGAAATTGAAAAAGGTTTTTATGCCAATACGAGTTTTGAGCAAACTAAATCATTATCAAATGCCAATAACTCAAATTCTGATAGCACAGCAGCATCTTTAGGTATTGAATATTTAAAGAACCCTAACTGGAAAGCTGTTGCGCGCATTGAAGCACGTTGGACAGATCAATCAGATACGATATTGAACAATTTAGGCGTTGCTTATAAATATTCGGATGATGTGACATTATTGGCAAAAAATGTTGTTAGCCTAACAGATAGCAAAAATGATAGTAGCGGTGATCGTTTAGTGGATCGCTTCCAATTAGGATTGGCTTATCGTGATACAGAACACAATCGTTTTGATGCACTAGCTAAAGTTGAATATCGTTATGATGATAATAAAACTGATTTAAATAATCCGTATCTTAAACATGTTTATATTTTCTCGAACCATTTAAATTATCATCCAACACGTGATTTTACCTTGTCGGGTCAATATGCGGTGAAAAATGTGCAGGCTACATTCTCTGGTTTAGAGTCTACAGGTATGACACACATGTTCAGTGCAAGAGCTATATATGACATCAATGAAAGATGGGATGCAGGAGTACACACAGGTGTATTATGGTCTGATATGAGTTCAGGGCGTCGAATTCTCCTGGGTGGTGAGGTTGGGTATCTCGTTGCAGCAAATTTATGGTTGTCAGGTGGCTATAACTTCTCAGGTTATAAAGATGATGATCTGGTAGATAGTGATACTACAATTCAGGGTGCTTATATTCGTTTTAGATTCAAGTTCGATGAGAATCTATTTGCTGTTAATAACGCTGGAATAAATGCTTCGAGAGAACCATAA
- a CDS encoding OmpA family protein yields MKYLHNNLYKMCSYFYIGASVGLLAVSTCIFAESASEQLIVGEQTSSLVQDVNQQKPYNPKDKQVAALQTRLIPYLKPSENIAYYQAIKALTWLSYAAHEGSEKSLSSARTEALQQAKYIIDALEQGQIEKFTLTTAILSDSSVMRRDLWANAELLKQTEGFSCAQAEIAQAEVMLVWAAAEHCELGWRHSRELFLSAQSLIDQSNLKASACKSATVLELPKINYPSLQELNGDAKGCHGVKGKWPIWSPEQKVIAEPPVAKVPSNVPNVVHFALDQSNLSKESIEVLNQVVMFLKDNPTYTLTLYGFTDARASEQYNLKLSMRRAQSVLAYLQQQGIHLDRVAAEAKGKKQTINDENQKFGHALSRRVELVYVDPEGKEVSTFKQRQDIQVEK; encoded by the coding sequence ATGAAATATCTTCACAATAATTTATATAAAATGTGTTCTTATTTTTATATCGGGGCTTCTGTTGGTTTACTTGCAGTAAGTACTTGTATATTTGCTGAGTCTGCATCTGAGCAACTTATTGTTGGGGAGCAAACCAGTTCTTTGGTACAAGATGTCAATCAACAGAAACCTTATAATCCTAAAGATAAGCAAGTTGCGGCATTACAAACACGTCTGATACCTTATTTAAAACCATCTGAAAATATTGCATATTATCAAGCGATAAAAGCCTTAACATGGTTAAGTTACGCTGCCCACGAAGGAAGTGAAAAGAGTCTAAGTTCTGCGAGAACTGAAGCACTTCAACAAGCAAAATATATTATTGATGCTTTAGAACAAGGACAAATTGAAAAATTTACGCTGACAACAGCTATTCTTTCTGATTCAAGTGTCATGCGCAGAGACCTTTGGGCAAATGCTGAATTATTAAAGCAAACTGAAGGTTTTTCATGTGCTCAGGCTGAGATTGCTCAAGCAGAAGTGATGTTGGTTTGGGCAGCAGCAGAACATTGTGAACTTGGATGGAGACACTCAAGAGAACTGTTTCTATCCGCTCAAAGTTTAATTGATCAATCAAATCTCAAAGCATCGGCGTGTAAGTCTGCAACAGTATTAGAATTACCTAAAATTAATTATCCATCTTTACAAGAATTGAATGGTGATGCTAAAGGTTGTCATGGAGTGAAAGGCAAGTGGCCAATTTGGTCGCCTGAACAGAAAGTTATCGCTGAACCACCAGTAGCTAAAGTTCCATCAAATGTACCAAATGTAGTTCACTTCGCCTTAGATCAATCAAACTTGTCAAAAGAATCGATTGAAGTATTGAATCAAGTTGTAATGTTCCTAAAAGACAATCCAACCTACACCTTGACTCTGTACGGTTTTACTGATGCTCGTGCAAGCGAACAATATAATTTGAAACTTTCCATGAGACGAGCACAGAGTGTACTTGCATACCTTCAACAACAAGGGATTCATTTAGATCGAGTTGCTGCTGAGGCAAAAGGCAAAAAACAAACAATTAACGATGAAAATCAGAAGTTTGGTCATGCATTAAGTCGTAGAGTCGAATTAGTCTATGTTGATCCAGAAGGTAAAGAGGTATCAACTTTCAAGCAACGTCAGGATATTCAAGTAGAAAAATAA
- a CDS encoding TetR/AcrR family transcriptional regulator gives MATRKPRQTRSKVTVDTIIEAGFIAVATNGTSGTTTRHIADIAGVSVGSLYEYFKNKEEIYDAMAKSFVKEVLDMVKELTPIIVEMELEPLFEMIFYTFRDLLTRDNDRYLICLRYATELKYERYIGQIEMALMEVLMKYMMRHPKYLKVSNLSVTAYISINSSIFNVARHLILPNPQISFDEMVKGLSTMIISYIDAELAKAER, from the coding sequence ATGGCTACTCGAAAACCACGTCAAACTCGATCAAAAGTAACAGTAGATACGATTATTGAAGCAGGCTTTATCGCTGTTGCAACAAATGGTACGAGTGGAACCACAACACGTCACATCGCCGATATTGCAGGCGTCAGCGTCGGCTCTTTATACGAATATTTTAAAAATAAAGAAGAAATCTACGATGCAATGGCAAAATCATTTGTCAAAGAAGTTCTAGACATGGTTAAAGAACTGACACCTATTATTGTCGAAATGGAGTTAGAACCATTATTTGAAATGATTTTCTATACTTTCCGTGACTTACTTACCCGTGATAATGATCGTTATCTCATCTGTCTACGATATGCAACTGAACTTAAATATGAACGCTATATTGGACAAATTGAAATGGCATTGATGGAAGTTCTGATGAAATACATGATGCGCCACCCTAAATATTTGAAAGTGAGCAATTTGAGTGTTACAGCCTATATCAGTATCAATAGTAGTATTTTTAATGTGGCACGACATCTCATTTTGCCTAATCCACAAATTAGTTTCGATGAAATGGTCAAAGGCTTAAGCACCATGATTATTAGCTATATTGATGCAGAGTTAGCTAAAGCTGAACGTTAA